gaagaacaagaagaacGGCGGAAAATTCACCAGATCTAGAATGTGCTACCAGGAAATCCGATGAAAAACATATATGCAACCGAAGTCAATGCTAGATTACCAGCAATGAAAAGTAGAACAGATAATTTTCTTCACTAAAAGCGTCACTTGCCATAGTTatggtacaaaaaaaaattatattcttattttatgggactaaaaaagcattttacccaaaaaatacTCTACTAActttaaaatatgagattaaaaatggtatttcctctctctctatatatagatgggaattattgagaaaaaagtCTCAGTAGACATACATATGTGCGtttgtgtgattaattataaatagagtttatcatatcttttatatattatggatggtttatttttgtgtgtgaaATAATTGGTTGATAGATAAGAATGAAAGCATCctcaaataattaagaaaagataAGACCACCAGTATATTAATCTGGACTTGGACATCTTGGTACTAGACCAACATTTTGTCTTGATTTTAACACTGCACAGGCACACaattaaaatcttaattttgtttgaataatttaattcactTTTCTGGTTTTATTTCACCGACTTCCATCATAATTTATTCCACTCGCAGACACTATTGTAAAGTAGATTATTATATGtctttaattagttcattcttttttttaaaagatacttcttttttccttaatatataatttattgtgactatataattatattagtttttaataaattaaataatacatcgaTTCCATTAATAAATTGAGATTATAATAAACACATATTTAATGTGACAAATAACCACACATTTGATGGGACTCGAATTCATGATCCAAacttaatcataaaatttcaaacttaacCATTAAACTAAgacattatatatactattataaaagaacaTCTTTTATCGTACTAATTTTCGAGTACCAAAttcacttattaattaatttctttaattccttcaatagttttttttgttagattaataattttaatattttttaaataatctcacagttatatatatatatatatatatttctctcaATCCAATACTTTacgtttttcttttaccttacttgttcattttttttcacaaactttcaaatgtttaataaatttacaattataatttatattgttcGTTTCACCTCATtctatgtttctttttctctcacggactttttttattttttattttttatttcctctCACCAcgattgtttatttttataaaaaaaaatctctcttCATCACATACtatagttttgtttttttgttttttttttgtctcactctattgtttatttttatatgcttgCGGAGACTTAAATATGGTAATGACAAATTAATCTAAACATACCtattaaaaaagcaaaattacataaagacCCCGTCCCAACTCCTTTCCCCATCTCGGATCCCACCCCACATTAAAAAACACCTCCCAAATTTTAAGAccccccttctctctctctctctctcacacacacacactcagaAATGTGTGTGTTTTCTTCTCCATGAAAGAGAGAAGTAATTCTGCACGAGCACTCCTCTTCCAATTCCTAGCACTGATCCTTTTTCATGGCAGTCCTGAGTTTCACCCCAGAGCCCAAGAAACAGGCTTATTCCAACCCctccaagaacaagaaaaagcaACGAGCCAAACACAAACAGCCCTCATCATGGGATCAAATCAAGAACTTGCTCACCTGCAAACAGATTCAAGACTCTAAAATCCACGACCCCTCACGAAACCCCAATAACCTTTACTCCTCCTGCACCTCCATTTGTACCTTCAGGGATGTTGTCCACGGCAACACCAGGGTTGTACACCGCGCCGACAATTCACCCGACACTGACGCTACCTCTCTCGGCCAGGAGACCCGGCTGCTCCCCAAGAAGACTACTACCACTACTAGCCTTGGATCATCGTCTTCTCGCTCTATTAACTCCGCCTCCCTGAGATCGAGTGCCGGCGCTGCTTCCTACACCGGCCGAGGCATGCAGCTGCGCAAGTTTTCTGGGTGTTATGAGTGCCACGCCATTGTTGATCCTACCCGGTATCCATTGCCAAGGACAACCGTATGTGCTTGCTCTGAATGTGGAGAGGTTTTCCCAAAAATTGAGAGCTTGGAGCATCACCAAGCCGTCAGGCATGCAGGTAAACTTCTTTTTTCAGAttcttgagttttttttttttttttttaaataaaattgtgaacaatttgttttaatttaactatagaaataaatatccaTATATTGGTTGAATTCGAATTACCCTCATCatctaattacaaataatgGGTGAGGTTCATGATAGAAAATTCTATctcatatcatatttaattgaatctaaactaattatacaataagtgcaatatatttattgtcgTGTGATTGgcatacaattttaaaaaaataattaatcatataacatatatattacacttattctataattattgGTTTAATTCAACATAACCTGATACATGTAAAAAAGTTCATTCTAAACTATCCAATGGTAATTAAGttaactaattattacatgatattgagtaattaattaatgaaggaTTTGGTGTAGTTTTTACAAGTTTCACTACCACTTTATCCTCTCATTTTCTCCTTTAATGACCAAAACATTTGAAGGGCCATCTATGTTTGACTATTTGCAAGTTGCTTCATCATTACATGGCCTAGCTGCccccttcattttctttttcattttcaattattttggcCAGTTTTCAATATCTCATTTCAGAACAAATTGTTAATGAGATCTATCTTAAATTAtcgatttgaaattttatggttaaaaattatagatttgaCTCTCACCAACGTATTAATATTcgtctattttaataatagttattagtCTATAAATAGTGATTGCTtagttgtatatatttaatattaataattaatatatattaagtgttaataaataaaatttattatataattataataaatttactgAAGGAAAAAAATCTCAGTagaaaccaaataaaaaaaaataaaaaatattaattaaaaggaaaaaagttcAGACAAATTGAAAGTGGAGGCAAAACGGCATTACGCTGCAACTTAGACAATCTTAAAAGATGAAAAGCGGGTTTTTATCTGGTGCATTACTTTCATCTCCCATAAATCTCTGCCTTTCTTTCTCCAAGCACTCTCTGTCCCTCTATTCTGCCACTTCAGTTTTCTATTACAGCTTTCAATCATAAAACTGAAAAGTACCACTCAGCACCACGTGTCGCTCCCTGGGTGGCCCTTACATTGTTAGATTTTAGGTACTGGTACCCCACCGACAGGAGGAGATCAGGTTTTTAACCCAAaccaattattattagtttataaattacaGGCGCCTCTCTGAAAATTTAACCtcattagaaatatatttttattatttatagttttttaaataaataaatacttataattacgtcaaatttttaaataaataattataatttactctcttttttaaaaaaaattgtcgaTTTTCATCACTACAGATTATTAAtagacataatttttatataaatataagataaaaaatattaccatTTTAGTTACATTTTCTGcaattattaatagaaaataaataagaaatagaaaaatgataaTTGTTGCAGTATCTGAGTTGGGAGCAGAGGATTCCAGCCGCAACATAGTGGAAATAATTTTCAAGTCGAGCTGGCTCAAAAAGGACAACCCCATTTGCAAGATCGAACGGATACTAAAAGTCCACAACACGCAGCGCACCATCCAACGGTTCGAGGACTACAGAGACGCCGTGAAGATACGCGCCACTAACGTCCCCAAGAGAAACGCCAGGTGCGCCGCCGACGGAAACGAGCTACTCAGGTTCCACTCCGCCACGCTGACGTGCTCGCTAGGGGACCGCGGCTCCTCCAGCTTGTGCGGCTCCATACCGGCTTGCGGCGTCTGCACCATCATCAGACACGGGTTCCaaggtaataaaataaacgGAATCCGCACGACCGCAAGCAGCGGACGCGCCCACGACTGCCTCGGCCGTTCCGGCACGCGGCGGGCGATGCTGGTGTGCCGTGTGATCGCGGGGAGGGTGAAGTGTTCGTCGGGTGATGAAGATGGAGCGGCCTCGCCGGCTGGAGGCACGACTCGACTCCGTCGCCGGCTACGCAGGGATATACTCGAATTTAGAGGAGTTGTACGTTTTCAATGCAAGGGCGATTCTGCCTTGCTTTGTGGTGATTTACAAAGCGCTTGAATCTTAGCAGCTTTAATTAACGACTTTAACTTACACAATTTGGTCACcgtcttttattattaattcacttgcattttatgttttattctAAGTAAAACATCATatgcaatattaatatacaattaaaaaaagggtAAACTACAGcaaattttcctaaaatttataataattacaaatatatcatcgttattcaaaaaattataaatactttttttaaattaattattatctaataaatacccTCTACAATGTACTGCcacgaaaatatatttgtttgatgGGCATTAATTTAGacggatatttgtaatttcaaacaatgatgagatattttaattacgataaatttcaaaaaaatccgTTATAGTAGTGCATAAAAGTAATGAGTTTGTGttacatctatatataataattctggtgaataaaaaaattaaataaatatatattcggTGTGTTGGTGTCGTATTACTCTTCCATGGGCATgaggatttatatatatatatattttcaattcctTTGGCAATTCATAAGTTTTAACGAAATTTTAATGTCAATGACCATATTCGATAGAATCTTTCAACATGAGGAATTAAATGTGATGAATCTGAAACTTAGGggattaaattcaaataaataatagaattgaAGGATTAAAAGTGATATTTACCCTGGTAGAATGAGGTAGTTGCTAAACTTACTATCCACCCCATCCTCATCAATGAAGGATATTGTCATCTATGAAACTTCTGTCCTGATTATTATTGCTTTGACAATTTGAATGCAGACATCACTGTAatgaatatcaattttcagGTCCCCTCCTTCCCACCATTAAGGCTTGAGATGTGaacacttatatattttatcatcaaatatgtatttatatttgtattaattagtCGTCTCCACATGCAGTCTTcacaaacatataaaaaataactgtggtgtgaaatgaaaaatatatatatatatatatatatataaacaatcataATGTGAgaggataaaaaagaaaaaaaaatctgtaagaagaaaaagaacatcgagtaaggatgaaacaaaaaaatatataacgaTTTGTGAGAAAAAGAACACATGGAAAAGATAGGTGAGAGCATTAGGTtcagaagaaaacaaaattataattacgatattattaaaaaatattaaaattataatttgagaaacttttttttttttaaattaagatattgatcatttaaaaaataaaaaaatattaatgtatggGTTGCAAGTTGCAAGAGTTGCTACTAGCACGTGAGACGCTCTTGGGAAAAACGCAAATAGCAATTATAGTATGGATAAAGAAAATGATTCACGACTTCTGACTGAATGAATAGgcttctccctctctctctctcattaatacaattataatacaaaatacatttaatacaaataaattaatactactGAATCATTTGGTCGTGGAAGACTGGGAAAatgtatattgatttttttattttaaatcatattacattttttgctttaattaatatataaaattgatataatgtattttatttagaaatatattatatatatata
The window above is part of the Sesamum indicum cultivar Zhongzhi No. 13 linkage group LG7, S_indicum_v1.0, whole genome shotgun sequence genome. Proteins encoded here:
- the LOC105166030 gene encoding LOW QUALITY PROTEIN: uncharacterized protein LOC105166030 (The sequence of the model RefSeq protein was modified relative to this genomic sequence to represent the inferred CDS: deleted 1 base in 1 codon), giving the protein MAVLSFTPEPKKQAYSNPSKNKKKQRAKHKQPSSWDQIKNLLTCKQIQDSKIHDPSRNPNNLYSSCTSICTFRDVVHGNTRVVHRADNSPDTDATSLGQETRLLPKKTTTTTSLGSSSSRSINSASLRSSAGAASYTGRGMQLRKFSGCYECHAIVDPTRYPLPRTTVCACSECGEVFPKIESLEHHQAVRHAVSELGAEDSSRNIVEIIFKSSWLKKDNPICKIERILKVHNTQRTIQRFEDYRDAVKIRATNVPKRNARCAADGNELLRFHSATLTCSLGDRGSSSLCGSIPACGVCTIIRHGFQGNKINGIRTTASSGRAHDCLGRSGTRRAMLVCRVIAGRVKCSSGDEDGAASRLEARLDSVAGYAGIYSNLEELYVFNARAILPCFVVIYKALES